From a single Gimesia fumaroli genomic region:
- a CDS encoding Mov34/MPN/PAD-1 family protein yields MQPNPKPLIDRRKKHKGSYRGVILDHKVTGLGPVLKMTQSAYQQILDDLVEHPFRKEKAGILLGPTAEDDLVTHYVPDENGQATYSSFTLDAASLNRTLKHRKGVGLNCKGVVHVHPPGALHPSFGDLEYVAKLFANPKNTEATQVMLPIVADGRLYPYQIDASNPREVLIPRLILI; encoded by the coding sequence ATGCAACCAAATCCGAAGCCTCTCATTGATCGTCGAAAGAAACATAAAGGAAGCTACCGTGGCGTAATTTTAGATCACAAAGTGACCGGTCTCGGTCCGGTTCTGAAAATGACACAGTCGGCTTATCAGCAAATTCTGGATGATCTGGTTGAGCATCCTTTTCGCAAAGAGAAGGCCGGTATCTTACTGGGGCCGACGGCAGAGGATGATCTTGTAACCCACTATGTCCCTGACGAAAACGGTCAAGCGACGTACTCTTCGTTTACCCTGGATGCCGCAAGTCTCAATCGAACTCTGAAACATCGAAAAGGTGTTGGATTGAATTGCAAAGGAGTAGTCCACGTCCATCCGCCCGGAGCGTTGCACCCTTCGTTTGGGGACCTGGAGTATGTCGCCAAACTGTTTGCCAATCCTAAGAACACGGAAGCAACACAAGTGATGCTCCCGATTGTTGCCGATGGTCGGCTCTACCCCTACCAAATCGATGCTAGTAATCCCCGTGAAGTCCTGATTCCCCGCTTGATTTTGATCTGA
- a CDS encoding HesA/MoeB/ThiF family protein, translated as MQFERIKDVIDIPTIQSKVVTIIGAGGSAPLIENLTRCGVQHWKLDDPDIIENVNIARQGHSPADIGMPKVHAVANKIWAINPAATVDCYPEDFTKLSDEEIRETFGNSDLLIFATDSFAAQSRGNEVALLLNTSAIWIGLYPGGAGGEVVFWHPDRECCFRCLCSGRYQAQQQAAQQGRSLDPPSDGATIFDIQLLDSIAGHICLGLLTRGCENRFGQLIDQLGDRQFIQVGIRPDFRIKGKDVIRKHLGVDANCRSLFAWNSIALSDPDKGNAYCSDCKRYRGITFSRSAEGSSGSVRVRTEQDRQKKSTAVN; from the coding sequence ATGCAATTTGAGCGAATCAAAGATGTGATTGATATTCCAACCATCCAGTCCAAGGTAGTGACAATTATCGGTGCTGGTGGATCTGCGCCGTTGATTGAGAATCTCACTCGATGCGGTGTGCAACATTGGAAGCTAGATGACCCGGATATTATCGAGAACGTGAACATTGCCCGGCAGGGGCATTCTCCGGCCGATATCGGGATGCCGAAGGTGCATGCGGTGGCCAATAAGATCTGGGCAATCAATCCCGCAGCGACTGTGGATTGTTATCCGGAGGACTTTACGAAACTGAGTGATGAGGAAATACGTGAAACCTTCGGCAACAGTGATCTGTTGATTTTTGCGACCGATTCCTTTGCCGCCCAGTCTCGGGGCAATGAGGTTGCTCTGCTTCTAAATACCTCGGCCATCTGGATCGGCCTGTATCCGGGCGGGGCGGGAGGCGAAGTCGTCTTTTGGCATCCAGATCGTGAATGCTGTTTTCGCTGCCTCTGCAGCGGCCGCTATCAGGCACAACAGCAGGCTGCTCAGCAGGGGCGTTCGCTCGATCCTCCGAGTGACGGCGCAACAATTTTCGATATCCAATTGCTCGACTCCATTGCCGGTCACATCTGCCTGGGCCTTCTTACCCGAGGTTGTGAGAATCGCTTTGGCCAATTGATTGACCAGCTGGGGGATCGGCAATTTATTCAGGTCGGCATTCGTCCCGATTTTCGCATCAAAGGAAAAGATGTGATCCGCAAGCATTTGGGGGTCGATGCAAATTGCCGATCGCTGTTTGCCTGGAACTCCATTGCTTTGAGCGATCCGGATAAAGGGAACGCCTACTGTTCCGATTGTAAGAGGTATCGTGGAATCACGTTTTCGCGTTCGGCAGAAGGAAGCTCTGGTTCTGTTCGGGTACGAACGGAGCAAGACCGTCAGAAAAAATCAACGGCCGTCAATTAA
- a CDS encoding type IV secretory system conjugative DNA transfer family protein, protein MNGLSRTIKPNRLSRTRRHSFFSAKQLFAESQAGIFISGDSGFGKSNAMKVLMQLLAILGYGFLFISPHGSDPRDILSWCMAQKASIRNRVVYIDPAETSRTTCINPLAVEPTRDPIQYRARLVSKIGHVCRILLSAWGEEDFDSRPRLFTWTMRILKTLAELGLPLADAKHFLDVGSDIYNALVQAVPDVMARHFFENLAAGRPQEIREEIESTRNRILGFFSNPIIEAMLSRTSGVLDFGQLRRKNAIVIVNLRQGGVLREEDQQILANLFLAELLHDVFNSDTPTPYFAFLDELPVFARGSGPELTAAAGQIRKFLLRLVCATQGANPFPDRMDDRLLNALIGQCGLHFLFRHKHPYDAKFFGEIIGFPTYDPQRVKHQTVQSQQYQAGHDLVTLMDFSESESETRGTGGSESNGITESEQWSDTQSHSVGSSTSRSESSSQTTGTSQNPYDIQLQQIRQAVSDTRSSTTGQSENRTDGRSSTTGGSQGHSHQTSQSWSQSVGKTTGRTFKQSLVPRLLWRDVVTGVTFYSPQEHQMMNAARLASLQIGEAIVYGPGKPMQIHFPLAQNPARWSPRFVARRMEHYLELLAQVFPSPQQVLAERQQELEAIIHNLGLALPEQDAGDDPFPS, encoded by the coding sequence ATGAATGGGCTTTCCAGAACTATCAAACCGAACCGACTATCCCGAACCAGACGGCATTCGTTTTTCTCGGCGAAACAGCTCTTTGCTGAGAGTCAGGCGGGCATCTTCATCTCCGGCGATTCTGGTTTCGGAAAGAGCAATGCGATGAAAGTGCTGATGCAGCTCCTGGCGATCTTGGGATACGGCTTTCTGTTCATAAGTCCGCACGGTTCTGATCCGAGAGACATACTGAGTTGGTGCATGGCTCAGAAAGCATCGATCCGCAATCGGGTCGTGTATATCGATCCGGCTGAGACATCACGTACGACCTGTATCAATCCCCTCGCAGTCGAACCGACCCGTGATCCGATCCAATACCGCGCTCGGCTGGTCAGTAAAATCGGCCATGTCTGTCGAATTCTGCTCTCTGCCTGGGGAGAGGAAGATTTTGACAGTCGCCCCCGGCTCTTTACCTGGACAATGAGAATTTTGAAGACGCTTGCAGAACTCGGTTTACCGCTGGCGGATGCGAAGCATTTTCTGGATGTCGGTTCGGACATCTACAACGCTCTGGTACAAGCGGTTCCTGACGTCATGGCACGCCATTTCTTTGAGAACCTGGCCGCCGGTCGTCCGCAGGAGATCCGGGAAGAGATTGAATCGACGCGTAATCGTATTTTGGGGTTCTTCAGCAATCCGATTATCGAAGCCATGCTTTCCCGGACAAGCGGGGTGCTCGATTTTGGTCAGCTGCGACGAAAAAACGCGATCGTGATCGTCAATCTCAGACAGGGGGGCGTTTTACGAGAGGAAGATCAACAAATATTAGCGAATCTGTTTCTGGCCGAGTTATTACACGATGTTTTTAATAGTGATACTCCTACGCCGTACTTTGCCTTTCTGGATGAGCTTCCTGTCTTTGCCAGGGGATCAGGCCCAGAACTGACTGCTGCAGCCGGCCAAATCCGCAAGTTTTTATTACGTCTGGTTTGTGCCACGCAAGGGGCGAATCCTTTTCCGGATCGTATGGATGATCGTTTACTGAATGCCCTGATTGGGCAGTGTGGTCTGCATTTTCTCTTTCGCCATAAGCATCCGTATGATGCGAAGTTTTTTGGTGAGATCATCGGATTCCCGACCTATGACCCCCAGCGAGTGAAGCATCAGACAGTGCAGTCGCAGCAGTATCAGGCGGGCCATGATTTAGTCACCCTGATGGATTTCAGTGAAAGCGAGTCGGAAACCAGGGGGACGGGAGGTTCTGAATCAAACGGTATTACGGAGTCCGAGCAGTGGAGTGATACCCAGAGCCATTCGGTAGGTTCATCCACCAGTCGTTCGGAATCAAGCTCACAAACAACGGGGACCAGTCAGAATCCCTACGACATACAATTGCAACAGATACGACAGGCGGTCAGTGATACTCGGTCTTCTACAACAGGGCAATCCGAAAACCGTACTGATGGTCGTTCTTCAACGACGGGAGGATCGCAGGGACACTCTCATCAAACCAGCCAGAGCTGGTCGCAATCTGTGGGAAAAACGACGGGAAGAACTTTTAAACAGTCATTGGTTCCTCGGCTACTTTGGAGAGACGTTGTGACCGGCGTCACATTTTATTCGCCACAAGAACACCAGATGATGAATGCGGCCCGGCTGGCATCACTGCAGATTGGAGAAGCGATTGTCTACGGTCCGGGAAAGCCGATGCAGATTCATTTCCCATTGGCACAAAATCCTGCTCGCTGGTCTCCGAGATTTGTCGCGCGGCGTATGGAACATTACTTGGAACTGTTAGCACAGGTATTTCCTTCTCCACAGCAGGTCTTAGCCGAACGTCAACAGGAACTGGAAGCAATCATTCACAATCTGGGCCTGGCATTACCTGAACAGGATGCTGGCGATGATCCGTTTCCCAGTTAG